The Thermodesulfobacteriota bacterium genome contains a region encoding:
- a CDS encoding IPTL-CTERM sorting domain-containing protein, which yields MYKRSALSILFIFLFLLSFNSNSQAQIFENGDFETGDLTGWTVATTPFGIFDVYSGSTIDLFPIMPPPQGIYAAGATQEDSDGGSVLYQDINVPSSGAKCTAIIYYESLGDWVVGSALDDFSVENVQARIDIMDPNAPVYSIGVGVLQNIFLTQPGDPQELGYTTIGFNLGAFAGSTVRFRVGVVNNLSFTTMGIDDIRCTTAIPTLSEWSLIALAAVLGVIGFIVIRRRAITA from the coding sequence ATGTATAAGCGTAGTGCTTTATCCATTCTATTTATATTTCTTTTTCTATTATCTTTTAACTCGAATTCCCAAGCACAAATATTTGAAAACGGCGATTTTGAAACCGGGGATCTGACAGGCTGGACTGTGGCAACCACCCCGTTTGGAATTTTTGATGTTTATAGTGGCAGCACAATAGATCTATTCCCAATAATGCCTCCGCCACAGGGTATATATGCAGCAGGAGCTACTCAGGAAGACAGTGATGGAGGATCAGTATTATATCAAGATATTAATGTCCCAAGCTCTGGAGCGAAATGTACAGCAATAATCTATTATGAAAGCCTAGGTGATTGGGTAGTCGGTTCAGCATTAGATGATTTTAGTGTCGAAAACGTGCAAGCAAGAATAGATATCATGGATCCTAACGCTCCCGTGTATAGCATAGGAGTGGGTGTGTTACAAAATATCTTTTTAACTCAGCCCGGCGACCCTCAGGAACTTGGCTATACAACTATTGGTTTTAATCTAGGAGCTTTTGCAGGCAGCACTGTGAGATTTAGAGTAGGTGTTGTCAATAATCTTTCATTCACCACAATGGGCATAGATGATATCAGGTGTACAACTGCCATTCCAACGCTCTCTGAGTGGAGCTTAATTGCTCTAGCTGCAGTGCTTGGAGTGATTGGATTTATAGTTATTAGAAGACGGGCCATTACAGCATAG